The Oceanispirochaeta sp. M1 genome contains a region encoding:
- a CDS encoding response regulator transcription factor has translation MNKTKLIIVDDQTLFAESLKTVLETRSENIKVLELAANGKEAVKMAEIHKPDLILMDIRMPEMNGVEAVGIIKKKFPEIKIIMLTTFDDDEYIYNALNNGADGYLLKNTQPEKLISSIEAAMNGLVLVSPTIIKHMAQDSAKHTIIHDKPEWFDELSKREKQVLKLISSGLTNQEIASELFIAEQTVKNHVSLIYNKLGTHDRLKVIRISKNHL, from the coding sequence ATGAATAAAACAAAACTGATTATTGTAGACGATCAGACCCTATTTGCAGAAAGTCTGAAAACCGTCCTGGAAACCCGCAGCGAAAATATAAAGGTACTGGAACTGGCGGCCAACGGCAAGGAAGCCGTTAAAATGGCTGAAATCCATAAACCGGATCTGATACTGATGGACATCAGGATGCCCGAGATGAATGGTGTTGAGGCTGTTGGAATCATCAAGAAGAAATTTCCTGAAATCAAAATTATAATGCTCACTACTTTTGATGATGATGAATATATTTACAACGCCCTGAATAACGGAGCCGACGGCTACCTTCTGAAAAATACTCAACCGGAGAAACTGATATCATCCATCGAAGCCGCCATGAACGGTCTTGTTCTTGTATCTCCAACCATCATAAAACATATGGCACAGGACTCTGCAAAACATACAATAATCCATGATAAGCCTGAGTGGTTCGATGAACTGAGTAAAAGGGAAAAACAGGTTTTAAAGCTGATTTCCAGCGGTCTTACCAATCAGGAGATTGCCAGCGAACTTTTTATTGCTGAACAGACGGTAAAAAACCATGTGAGCCTTATCTACAATAAGCTGGGGACCCATGACCGCCTTAAAGTAATCAGAATTTCCAAAAATCACCTTTAG
- a CDS encoding carbohydrate ABC transporter permease, with translation MLEARRKHAKFLFLFIFPAFIVYTVFMLLPILNSMKYSLYTGEGLIPNEFVGLDNYIRLFTEERYYVKFWNAFQNNIQFFIIVTVVQNVLGFFMAVLISRTFKGSGFIRKLSFLPTTLSVLVVGYIFKLILNPYYGVFDKFIEMIGLEQLIIPWLGDPRSAIYVVAIAVSWQFFGESVLFYTSGIDGISDSIIEAAQIDGANIWQEIYHIILPSVLPIVGIVTILIFIGDFTQFDIIFAMTGTRGDPNYSTDLFGSLFYRTAFSSPERGGWGTGMGATVATMMFIIVTIGVGVFLTFFTKKKEELEK, from the coding sequence ATGCTAGAGGCACGAAGGAAACATGCAAAATTTCTGTTTCTGTTTATATTCCCGGCATTTATCGTCTACACAGTATTTATGCTGCTGCCTATCTTAAACTCTATGAAATACAGTCTCTACACGGGAGAGGGACTAATCCCAAATGAGTTTGTCGGTCTCGATAATTATATCCGCCTCTTCACAGAAGAGCGCTATTACGTAAAATTCTGGAATGCATTCCAAAATAACATCCAATTCTTTATTATTGTTACTGTAGTACAGAATGTTCTCGGATTCTTTATGGCAGTCCTGATTTCCAGAACCTTCAAAGGTTCCGGTTTTATCAGAAAACTGAGCTTTCTACCTACAACACTATCCGTCCTGGTTGTCGGATATATCTTTAAACTGATACTTAACCCCTACTATGGAGTATTTGATAAATTTATTGAAATGATCGGATTGGAACAACTGATTATTCCCTGGCTCGGAGATCCCAGGTCGGCAATCTATGTTGTCGCCATCGCCGTCAGCTGGCAGTTCTTTGGAGAGTCCGTACTGTTTTATACCTCGGGTATAGACGGTATCAGTGATTCAATCATAGAGGCCGCCCAGATAGACGGAGCCAATATCTGGCAGGAAATCTACCATATAATCCTTCCTTCTGTTCTACCCATTGTGGGAATTGTGACAATTCTGATTTTTATCGGTGACTTTACCCAGTTTGACATCATCTTTGCCATGACAGGCACAAGAGGTGATCCCAACTACAGTACAGACCTCTTCGGTTCTCTATTTTACAGAACCGCATTCTCCTCACCTGAGCGGGGCGGCTGGGGAACCGGTATGGGTGCAACGGTAGCCACCATGATGTTTATCATCGTTACTATAGGAGTAGGAGTATTCCTTACCTTCTTTACGAAAAAGAAGGAGGAACTGGAAAAATGA
- a CDS encoding sensor histidine kinase — protein MKSSMIFFNRRAQKWTIFPMIILCNVAITLLFILNSSSFGLPSSWSSQFPILLIFNFLLSVGIFFIPLEESSSRGIVISLIFILQLGCKYIMTKPFSEDIWFEFFLIIIMMLEAILLLSTAEILALTAAVIFSVVFTNHNEVFWGIQMEERSLDMKLSLMILSLMFSSLSIIIKSAHNHLLKDRENLGYQKKIIQKLSTSNSELQKYANMAEEKSMMNERLKLTREIHDTVGYTMTNLLMMLEASTDLVKSNPVKLEELLHQALGITKNGHEEIRQSLRVLRNTKIKEKNSIESIRNLTGIFMESTGVNVRVEFGNLPWKLNKRVDHIIYRFLQEAMTNALTHGDAKKIEIQFWREESHIKINVEDDGKGSLDIEQGIGLKGMTERLSEVSGSLSYENTSMGFSIRATIPWSINE, from the coding sequence ATGAAAAGCAGCATGATTTTTTTCAACAGAAGGGCACAGAAGTGGACAATTTTTCCAATGATTATTCTGTGTAATGTTGCAATAACCCTCCTTTTTATCCTGAACAGCAGCAGCTTCGGGCTGCCCTCCTCCTGGAGCAGTCAGTTTCCGATCCTCCTGATATTCAATTTTCTTCTCTCTGTGGGCATTTTTTTTATTCCTCTGGAAGAGAGCAGCTCAAGAGGAATTGTTATCTCATTGATATTTATCCTGCAGCTTGGCTGTAAATATATAATGACCAAACCCTTCAGTGAGGATATCTGGTTTGAATTTTTTCTTATTATAATCATGATGCTGGAGGCTATTCTCCTTCTAAGCACTGCTGAAATCCTTGCTCTCACAGCAGCCGTTATCTTCTCGGTAGTCTTCACAAATCACAATGAAGTCTTCTGGGGGATTCAGATGGAAGAGAGAAGTCTGGATATGAAACTCTCACTTATGATTCTCTCTCTTATGTTCTCCAGTTTGAGCATCATTATAAAAAGTGCTCATAACCATCTTCTGAAAGATCGGGAGAATCTTGGCTATCAGAAGAAAATAATACAAAAGCTCTCTACTTCTAACAGCGAACTTCAGAAATATGCCAATATGGCAGAAGAAAAAAGTATGATGAATGAAAGACTCAAGCTGACCAGAGAAATTCATGATACTGTCGGCTACACCATGACCAATCTGCTGATGATGCTGGAAGCCAGTACAGATCTGGTTAAAAGTAATCCTGTAAAGTTGGAGGAGCTTCTGCACCAGGCTCTTGGAATTACTAAAAATGGACACGAAGAGATACGCCAGTCCCTGAGGGTTCTGAGAAATACCAAAATCAAAGAAAAAAACAGCATTGAATCAATCCGCAATCTTACCGGTATATTTATGGAGTCCACAGGGGTCAATGTAAGAGTGGAATTTGGAAATCTTCCCTGGAAACTGAACAAAAGAGTAGATCATATTATCTACCGCTTCCTTCAGGAAGCCATGACCAATGCCCTGACACACGGAGATGCCAAGAAAATTGAAATCCAGTTCTGGCGGGAAGAATCTCATATAAAAATAAATGTAGAAGATGACGGAAAAGGGAGCCTTGATATTGAGCAGGGAATCGGTTTAAAAGGTATGACTGAACGCCTCAGCGAAGTGTCAGGCAGCCTGTCCTATGAAAATACATCGATGGGATTTTCCATCAGAGCAACAATTCCATGGAGTATTAATGAATAA
- a CDS encoding ABC transporter substrate-binding protein, with protein MKKLLLAVLLVAMTAGLAFASGSQEAADGGSDKVKLVFTSWRTEDIERMNRINDAFTKEYPNIEVDFQPVKDTEYDAQLQQSLAAGVGADIIFLRSYDSGYQIYQTGSLQELNSVIPGLSGFPSAAIAAWATDGKSYAVPSVGVVHGVYYRKSIFKKYGISVPETWDDFMAACETLKDGGETVFAQGTKDNWMLYEVMYSGLGANFYGGEEARQALIAKDARMTDANFVEAFERMEDLQPYFPERFEGIDYVTMQQIFGTGNAAMFMGGSWEIGIFEDLGGLEDVGYFAPPVAKKGDTLQYCFHVDAGIGMNKNSKYPEEAKTYMKWVASPAYAQLMMDELPGFFSYTPGSYTLSNDLAKQMQSYVADSVPTVRTVWEKLSAQAPSGNQLLGEAVQKMYADELTPAQAAKYVDDGLSWYY; from the coding sequence ATGAAAAAATTACTATTGGCGGTCCTGCTTGTTGCGATGACAGCAGGCCTCGCTTTTGCCAGCGGCTCTCAGGAAGCAGCAGACGGTGGAAGTGACAAGGTTAAGCTGGTTTTCACCAGCTGGAGAACTGAGGATATCGAGAGAATGAATCGCATCAATGATGCATTCACAAAAGAATATCCCAATATCGAAGTTGATTTTCAGCCTGTAAAAGATACTGAATACGATGCACAGCTCCAACAGTCACTGGCTGCCGGCGTTGGTGCTGATATTATTTTCCTGCGCTCCTATGACTCAGGATACCAGATCTATCAGACAGGTTCTCTTCAGGAACTTAACAGTGTAATCCCCGGACTCTCCGGTTTCCCATCAGCTGCAATAGCTGCCTGGGCTACAGACGGAAAAAGCTATGCTGTTCCCTCCGTAGGTGTTGTTCACGGTGTTTACTACAGAAAGAGTATCTTTAAAAAATACGGTATATCTGTTCCTGAAACATGGGATGACTTCATGGCAGCCTGTGAGACACTGAAAGACGGTGGAGAAACTGTATTTGCCCAGGGAACCAAAGACAACTGGATGCTTTATGAAGTAATGTATTCCGGTCTCGGTGCCAACTTCTACGGTGGTGAAGAAGCCAGACAGGCACTTATAGCTAAAGATGCCAGAATGACTGATGCTAACTTCGTAGAAGCATTCGAAAGAATGGAAGATCTGCAGCCCTACTTTCCCGAAAGATTTGAAGGTATTGACTATGTAACAATGCAGCAGATTTTCGGAACAGGAAATGCAGCAATGTTCATGGGTGGAAGCTGGGAAATCGGTATTTTCGAAGATCTCGGCGGTCTGGAAGATGTAGGTTACTTTGCACCTCCTGTTGCTAAAAAAGGCGATACTCTTCAGTACTGCTTCCATGTTGATGCCGGTATCGGTATGAATAAAAACTCAAAATATCCAGAAGAAGCTAAAACCTATATGAAATGGGTAGCATCTCCTGCTTACGCTCAGCTTATGATGGATGAGCTCCCCGGATTCTTCAGTTACACACCCGGCAGCTATACACTGTCCAACGATCTGGCCAAACAGATGCAGAGCTACGTAGCAGATTCTGTTCCTACAGTAAGAACTGTATGGGAAAAACTGTCAGCTCAGGCTCCCAGTGGAAACCAACTTCTTGGAGAAGCCGTTCAGAAAATGTATGCCGATGAACTGACACCCGCTCAAGCAGCAAAATATGTTGATGACGGACTGTCCTGGTATTACTGA
- a CDS encoding carbohydrate ABC transporter permease, whose protein sequence is MKVKRAVARSGLYLTMFIYSLSIIIPLFVMFMTSFKTNAQIFKNPFGLPTSFNIDAYVNLFVISNYGKYFLNSIGVTVLSLSAAVTMSALAAYAISKYKFKYNRAIYVYFVIGLVVPIKLGTIDIMITMLNLKIFDTLWALIIVYIAMAIPLSVFVLYDYIKMVPDELSSAARIDGCSEPGIFARIISPLIKPGLAAAGIISFIPNWNEFWFPLVLIKSRENYTIPLATGQLFGQFDTKLNLVFAVLSLASIPVIIIYLLLSNYFVKGLSAGAVKG, encoded by the coding sequence ATGAAAGTAAAACGTGCAGTAGCCCGCAGCGGCCTTTACCTGACCATGTTTATCTACTCTCTGAGTATTATTATCCCCCTCTTTGTGATGTTTATGACCTCATTCAAGACAAATGCTCAGATATTCAAGAATCCATTCGGTCTCCCTACAAGCTTCAACATTGATGCTTATGTAAATCTTTTTGTAATATCAAATTATGGAAAATATTTCCTGAACAGTATCGGGGTAACGGTTCTGTCTTTATCAGCAGCAGTTACAATGTCCGCTCTGGCGGCCTATGCCATCTCCAAATACAAGTTCAAATACAACAGAGCAATCTATGTATATTTTGTAATTGGTCTTGTGGTACCCATCAAGCTGGGTACTATCGATATAATGATCACCATGCTCAACCTGAAGATCTTTGATACCCTCTGGGCATTGATCATTGTCTATATTGCCATGGCCATACCCTTAAGTGTATTTGTTCTTTACGACTACATCAAAATGGTTCCTGATGAACTGAGCAGTGCAGCAAGAATTGACGGCTGCTCCGAACCGGGGATCTTCGCCAGAATCATATCCCCCCTGATCAAACCGGGACTGGCGGCTGCCGGGATTATCAGCTTTATTCCCAACTGGAATGAATTCTGGTTTCCTCTTGTACTGATCAAGTCGAGAGAGAATTATACAATTCCCTTGGCGACAGGACAGCTTTTCGGTCAGTTTGATACCAAACTGAACCTTGTATTTGCCGTACTGTCACTGGCGAGCATACCGGTAATAATCATATACCTGTTACTCTCCAATTACTTTGTAAAGGGATTGTCTGCAGGGGCCGTAAAAGGCTGA